In the genome of Pongo pygmaeus isolate AG05252 chromosome 9, NHGRI_mPonPyg2-v2.0_pri, whole genome shotgun sequence, one region contains:
- the BEST1 gene encoding bestrophin-1 isoform X2, translating into MTITYTSQVANARLGSFSRLLLCWRGSIYKLLYGEFFIFLLCYYIIRFIYRLALTEEQQLMFEKLTLYCDSYIQLIPISFVLGFYVTLVVTRWWNQYENLPWPDRLMSLVSGFVEGKDEQGRLLRRTLIRYANLGNVLILRSVSTAVYKRFPSAQHLVQAGFMTPAEHKQLEKLSLPHNMFWVPWVWFANLSMKAWLGGRIRDPILLQSLLNEMNTLRTQCGHLYAYDWISIPLVYTQVVTVAVYSFFLTCLVGRQFLNPAKAYPGHELDLVVPVFTFLQFFFYVGWLKVAEQLINPFGEDDDDFETNWIVDRNLQVSLLAVDEMHQDLPRMEPDMYWNEPEPQPPYTAASAQFRRASFMGSTFNISLNKEEMEFQPNQEDDEDAHAGIIGRFLGLQSHDHHPPRANSRTKLLWPKRESLLHEGLPKNHKAAKQNVRGQEDKAWKLKAVDAFKSAPLYQRPGYYSAPQTPLSPTPMFFPLEPSAPSKLHSVTGIDTKDKSLKTVSSGAKKSFELLSESDGALMEHPEVSQVRRKTVEFNLTDMPEIPENHLKEPLEQSPTNIHTTLKDHMDPYWALENRSVLHPNQGHCIALCPTPASVALSLPFLHNFLGFHHCQSTLDLCPALAWGIYLATFTGILGKCSGPFLTSPWYHQEDCLGPGEGR; encoded by the exons gctggCCCTCACGGAAGAGCAACAGCTGATGTTTGAGAAACTGACTCTGTATTGCGACAGCTACATCCAGCTCATCCCCATTTCCTTCGTGCTGG GCTTCTACGTGACGCTGGTCGTGACCCGCTGGTGGAACCAGTACGAGAACCTGCCGTGGCCCGACCGCCTCATGAGCCTGGTGTCGGGCTTCGTCGAAGGCAAGGACGAGCAAGGCCGGCTGCTGCGGCGCACGCTTATCCGCTatgccaacctgggcaacgtgcTCATTCTGCGCAGCGTCAGCACCGCCGTCTACAAGCGCTTCCCCAGCGCCCAGCACCTGGTGCAAGCAG GCTTTATGACTCCAGCAGAACACAAGCAGTTGGAGAAACTGAGCTTACCACACAACATGTTCTGGGTGCCCTGGGTGTGGTTTGCCAACCTGTCGATGAAGGCGTGGCTTGGAGGTCGAATCCGGGACCCTATCCTGCTCCAGAGCCTGCTGAAC GAGATGAACACCTTGCGTACTCAGTGTGGACACCTGTATGCCTACGACTGGATTAGTATCCCACTGGTGTATACACAG gtgGTGACTGTGGCGGTGTACAGCTTCTTCCTGACTTGTCTAGTTGGGCGGCAGTTTCTGAACCCGGCCAAGGCCTACCCAGGCCATGAGCTGGACCTCGTTGTGCCCGTCTTCACGTTCCTGCAGTTCTTCTTCTACGTTGGCTGGCTGAAG GTGGCAGAGCAGCTCATCAACCCCTTTGGagaggatgatgatgattttgAGACCAACTGGATCGTCGACAGGAATTTGCAG GTGTCCCTGTTGGCTGTGGATGAGATGCACCAGGACCTGCCTCGGATGGAGCCGGACATGTACTGGAATGAGCCCGAGCCACAGCCCCCCTACACAGCTGCTTCCGCCCAGTTCCGTCGAGCCTCCTTTATGGGCTCCACCTTCAACATCAG CCTGAACAAAGAGGAGATGGAGTTCCAGCCCAATCAGGAGGATGACGAGGACGCTCATGCTGGCATCATTGGCCGCTTCCTAGGGCTGCAGTCCCATGATCACCATCCTCCCAGGGCAAACTCAAGGACCAAACTACTGTGGCCCAAGAGGGAATCCCTTCTCCACGAGGGCCTGCCCAAAAACCACAAGGCAGCCAAACAGAACGTTAGGGGCCAGGAAGACAAGGCCTGGAAGCTTAAGGCTGTGGACGCCTTCAAGTCTGCCCCACTGTATCAGAGGCCAGGCTACTACAGTGCCCCACAGACGCCCCTCAGCCCCACTCCCATGTTCTTCCCCCTAGAACCATCAGCGCCGTCAAAGCTTCACAGTGTCACAGGCATAGACACCAAAGACAAAAGCTTAAAGACTGTGAGTTCTGGGGCCAAGAAAAGTTTTGAATTGCTCTCAGAGAGTGATGGGGCCTTGATGGAGCACCCAGAAGTATCTCAAGTGAGGAGGAAAACCGTGGAGTTTAACCTGACGGATATGCCAGAGATCCCTGAAAATCACCTCAAAGAACCTTTGGAACAATCACCAACCAACATACACACTACACTCAAAGATCACATGGATCCTTATTGGGCCTTGGAAAACAGGTCTGTCCTCCACCCGAACCAGGGGCACTGCATTGCCCTGTGCCCCACCCCAGCTTCCGTTGCTCTGAGCCTACCCTTCCTCCACAATTTCCTAGGGTTCCATCACTGCCAGAGCACACTGGACCTATGCCCAGCACTGGCTTGGGGTATATACTTGGCCACCTTCACAGGGATCCTAGGGAAGTGTTCGGGACCTTTTCTCACTTCACCCTGGTATCACCAGGAAGATTGCTTGGGACCAGGTGAAGGAAGATGA
- the BEST1 gene encoding bestrophin-1 isoform X1 gives MTITYTSQVANARLGSFSRLLLCWRGSIYKLLYGEFFIFLLCYYIIRFIYRLALTEEQQLMFEKLTLYCDSYIQLIPISFVLGFYVTLVVTRWWNQYENLPWPDRLMSLVSGFVEGKDEQGRLLRRTLIRYANLGNVLILRSVSTAVYKRFPSAQHLVQADAGHPFCRFSHPPPSLHSAGFMTPAEHKQLEKLSLPHNMFWVPWVWFANLSMKAWLGGRIRDPILLQSLLNEMNTLRTQCGHLYAYDWISIPLVYTQVVTVAVYSFFLTCLVGRQFLNPAKAYPGHELDLVVPVFTFLQFFFYVGWLKVAEQLINPFGEDDDDFETNWIVDRNLQVSLLAVDEMHQDLPRMEPDMYWNEPEPQPPYTAASAQFRRASFMGSTFNISLNKEEMEFQPNQEDDEDAHAGIIGRFLGLQSHDHHPPRANSRTKLLWPKRESLLHEGLPKNHKAAKQNVRGQEDKAWKLKAVDAFKSAPLYQRPGYYSAPQTPLSPTPMFFPLEPSAPSKLHSVTGIDTKDKSLKTVSSGAKKSFELLSESDGALMEHPEVSQVRRKTVEFNLTDMPEIPENHLKEPLEQSPTNIHTTLKDHMDPYWALENRSVLHPNQGHCIALCPTPASVALSLPFLHNFLGFHHCQSTLDLCPALAWGIYLATFTGILGKCSGPFLTSPWYHQEDCLGPGEGR, from the exons gctggCCCTCACGGAAGAGCAACAGCTGATGTTTGAGAAACTGACTCTGTATTGCGACAGCTACATCCAGCTCATCCCCATTTCCTTCGTGCTGG GCTTCTACGTGACGCTGGTCGTGACCCGCTGGTGGAACCAGTACGAGAACCTGCCGTGGCCCGACCGCCTCATGAGCCTGGTGTCGGGCTTCGTCGAAGGCAAGGACGAGCAAGGCCGGCTGCTGCGGCGCACGCTTATCCGCTatgccaacctgggcaacgtgcTCATTCTGCGCAGCGTCAGCACCGCCGTCTACAAGCGCTTCCCCAGCGCCCAGCACCTGGTGCAAGCAG ATGCTGGCCATCCCTTCTGCAGGTTCTCCCACCCACCGCCTTCACTCCACTCTGCAGGCTTTATGACTCCAGCAGAACACAAGCAGTTGGAGAAACTGAGCTTACCACACAACATGTTCTGGGTGCCCTGGGTGTGGTTTGCCAACCTGTCGATGAAGGCGTGGCTTGGAGGTCGAATCCGGGACCCTATCCTGCTCCAGAGCCTGCTGAAC GAGATGAACACCTTGCGTACTCAGTGTGGACACCTGTATGCCTACGACTGGATTAGTATCCCACTGGTGTATACACAG gtgGTGACTGTGGCGGTGTACAGCTTCTTCCTGACTTGTCTAGTTGGGCGGCAGTTTCTGAACCCGGCCAAGGCCTACCCAGGCCATGAGCTGGACCTCGTTGTGCCCGTCTTCACGTTCCTGCAGTTCTTCTTCTACGTTGGCTGGCTGAAG GTGGCAGAGCAGCTCATCAACCCCTTTGGagaggatgatgatgattttgAGACCAACTGGATCGTCGACAGGAATTTGCAG GTGTCCCTGTTGGCTGTGGATGAGATGCACCAGGACCTGCCTCGGATGGAGCCGGACATGTACTGGAATGAGCCCGAGCCACAGCCCCCCTACACAGCTGCTTCCGCCCAGTTCCGTCGAGCCTCCTTTATGGGCTCCACCTTCAACATCAG CCTGAACAAAGAGGAGATGGAGTTCCAGCCCAATCAGGAGGATGACGAGGACGCTCATGCTGGCATCATTGGCCGCTTCCTAGGGCTGCAGTCCCATGATCACCATCCTCCCAGGGCAAACTCAAGGACCAAACTACTGTGGCCCAAGAGGGAATCCCTTCTCCACGAGGGCCTGCCCAAAAACCACAAGGCAGCCAAACAGAACGTTAGGGGCCAGGAAGACAAGGCCTGGAAGCTTAAGGCTGTGGACGCCTTCAAGTCTGCCCCACTGTATCAGAGGCCAGGCTACTACAGTGCCCCACAGACGCCCCTCAGCCCCACTCCCATGTTCTTCCCCCTAGAACCATCAGCGCCGTCAAAGCTTCACAGTGTCACAGGCATAGACACCAAAGACAAAAGCTTAAAGACTGTGAGTTCTGGGGCCAAGAAAAGTTTTGAATTGCTCTCAGAGAGTGATGGGGCCTTGATGGAGCACCCAGAAGTATCTCAAGTGAGGAGGAAAACCGTGGAGTTTAACCTGACGGATATGCCAGAGATCCCTGAAAATCACCTCAAAGAACCTTTGGAACAATCACCAACCAACATACACACTACACTCAAAGATCACATGGATCCTTATTGGGCCTTGGAAAACAGGTCTGTCCTCCACCCGAACCAGGGGCACTGCATTGCCCTGTGCCCCACCCCAGCTTCCGTTGCTCTGAGCCTACCCTTCCTCCACAATTTCCTAGGGTTCCATCACTGCCAGAGCACACTGGACCTATGCCCAGCACTGGCTTGGGGTATATACTTGGCCACCTTCACAGGGATCCTAGGGAAGTGTTCGGGACCTTTTCTCACTTCACCCTGGTATCACCAGGAAGATTGCTTGGGACCAGGTGAAGGAAGATGA
- the BEST1 gene encoding bestrophin-1 isoform X6, giving the protein MPTWATCSFCAASAPPSTSASPAPSTWCKQEMNTLRTQCGHLYAYDWISIPLVYTQVVTVAVYSFFLTCLVGRQFLNPAKAYPGHELDLVVPVFTFLQFFFYVGWLKVAEQLINPFGEDDDDFETNWIVDRNLQVSLLAVDEMHQDLPRMEPDMYWNEPEPQPPYTAASAQFRRASFMGSTFNISLNKEEMEFQPNQEDDEDAHAGIIGRFLGLQSHDHHPPRANSRTKLLWPKRESLLHEGLPKNHKAAKQNVRGQEDKAWKLKAVDAFKSAPLYQRPGYYSAPQTPLSPTPMFFPLEPSAPSKLHSVTGIDTKDKSLKTVSSGAKKSFELLSESDGALMEHPEVSQVRRKTVEFNLTDMPEIPENHLKEPLEQSPTNIHTTLKDHMDPYWALENRSVLHPNQGHCIALCPTPASVALSLPFLHNFLGFHHCQSTLDLCPALAWGIYLATFTGILGKCSGPFLTSPWYHQEDCLGPGEGR; this is encoded by the exons atgccaacctgggcaacgtgcTCATTCTGCGCAGCGTCAGCACCGCCGTCTACAAGCGCTTCCCCAGCGCCCAGCACCTGGTGCAAGCAG GAGATGAACACCTTGCGTACTCAGTGTGGACACCTGTATGCCTACGACTGGATTAGTATCCCACTGGTGTATACACAG gtgGTGACTGTGGCGGTGTACAGCTTCTTCCTGACTTGTCTAGTTGGGCGGCAGTTTCTGAACCCGGCCAAGGCCTACCCAGGCCATGAGCTGGACCTCGTTGTGCCCGTCTTCACGTTCCTGCAGTTCTTCTTCTACGTTGGCTGGCTGAAG GTGGCAGAGCAGCTCATCAACCCCTTTGGagaggatgatgatgattttgAGACCAACTGGATCGTCGACAGGAATTTGCAG GTGTCCCTGTTGGCTGTGGATGAGATGCACCAGGACCTGCCTCGGATGGAGCCGGACATGTACTGGAATGAGCCCGAGCCACAGCCCCCCTACACAGCTGCTTCCGCCCAGTTCCGTCGAGCCTCCTTTATGGGCTCCACCTTCAACATCAG CCTGAACAAAGAGGAGATGGAGTTCCAGCCCAATCAGGAGGATGACGAGGACGCTCATGCTGGCATCATTGGCCGCTTCCTAGGGCTGCAGTCCCATGATCACCATCCTCCCAGGGCAAACTCAAGGACCAAACTACTGTGGCCCAAGAGGGAATCCCTTCTCCACGAGGGCCTGCCCAAAAACCACAAGGCAGCCAAACAGAACGTTAGGGGCCAGGAAGACAAGGCCTGGAAGCTTAAGGCTGTGGACGCCTTCAAGTCTGCCCCACTGTATCAGAGGCCAGGCTACTACAGTGCCCCACAGACGCCCCTCAGCCCCACTCCCATGTTCTTCCCCCTAGAACCATCAGCGCCGTCAAAGCTTCACAGTGTCACAGGCATAGACACCAAAGACAAAAGCTTAAAGACTGTGAGTTCTGGGGCCAAGAAAAGTTTTGAATTGCTCTCAGAGAGTGATGGGGCCTTGATGGAGCACCCAGAAGTATCTCAAGTGAGGAGGAAAACCGTGGAGTTTAACCTGACGGATATGCCAGAGATCCCTGAAAATCACCTCAAAGAACCTTTGGAACAATCACCAACCAACATACACACTACACTCAAAGATCACATGGATCCTTATTGGGCCTTGGAAAACAGGTCTGTCCTCCACCCGAACCAGGGGCACTGCATTGCCCTGTGCCCCACCCCAGCTTCCGTTGCTCTGAGCCTACCCTTCCTCCACAATTTCCTAGGGTTCCATCACTGCCAGAGCACACTGGACCTATGCCCAGCACTGGCTTGGGGTATATACTTGGCCACCTTCACAGGGATCCTAGGGAAGTGTTCGGGACCTTTTCTCACTTCACCCTGGTATCACCAGGAAGATTGCTTGGGACCAGGTGAAGGAAGATGA
- the BEST1 gene encoding bestrophin-1 isoform X3, with product MTITYTSQVANARLGSFSRLLLCWRGSIYKLLYGEFFIFLLCYYIIRFIYRLALTEEQQLMFEKLTLYCDSYIQLIPISFVLGFYVTLVVTRWWNQYENLPWPDRLMSLVSGFVEGKDEQGRLLRRTLIRYANLGNVLILRSVSTAVYKRFPSAQHLVQADAGHPFCRFSHPPPSLHSAGFMTPAEHKQLEKLSLPHNMFWVPWVWFANLSMKAWLGGRIRDPILLQSLLNEMNTLRTQCGHLYAYDWISIPLVYTQVVTVAVYSFFLTCLVGRQFLNPAKAYPGHELDLVVPVFTFLQFFFYVGWLKVAEQLINPFGEDDDDFETNWIVDRNLQVSLLAVDEMHQDLPRMEPDMYWNEPEPQPPYTAASAQFRRASFMGSTFNISLNKEEMEFQPNQEDDEDAHAGIIGRFLGLQSHDHHPPRANSRTKLLWPKRESLLHEGLPKNHKAAKQNVRGQEDKAWKLKAVDAFKSAPLYQRPGYYSAPQTPLSPTPMFFPLEPSAPSKLHSVTGIDTKDKSLKTVSSGAKKSFELLSESDGALMEHPEVSQVRRKTVEFNLTDMPEIPENHLKEPLEQSPTNIHTTLKDHMDPYWALENRDEAHS from the exons gctggCCCTCACGGAAGAGCAACAGCTGATGTTTGAGAAACTGACTCTGTATTGCGACAGCTACATCCAGCTCATCCCCATTTCCTTCGTGCTGG GCTTCTACGTGACGCTGGTCGTGACCCGCTGGTGGAACCAGTACGAGAACCTGCCGTGGCCCGACCGCCTCATGAGCCTGGTGTCGGGCTTCGTCGAAGGCAAGGACGAGCAAGGCCGGCTGCTGCGGCGCACGCTTATCCGCTatgccaacctgggcaacgtgcTCATTCTGCGCAGCGTCAGCACCGCCGTCTACAAGCGCTTCCCCAGCGCCCAGCACCTGGTGCAAGCAG ATGCTGGCCATCCCTTCTGCAGGTTCTCCCACCCACCGCCTTCACTCCACTCTGCAGGCTTTATGACTCCAGCAGAACACAAGCAGTTGGAGAAACTGAGCTTACCACACAACATGTTCTGGGTGCCCTGGGTGTGGTTTGCCAACCTGTCGATGAAGGCGTGGCTTGGAGGTCGAATCCGGGACCCTATCCTGCTCCAGAGCCTGCTGAAC GAGATGAACACCTTGCGTACTCAGTGTGGACACCTGTATGCCTACGACTGGATTAGTATCCCACTGGTGTATACACAG gtgGTGACTGTGGCGGTGTACAGCTTCTTCCTGACTTGTCTAGTTGGGCGGCAGTTTCTGAACCCGGCCAAGGCCTACCCAGGCCATGAGCTGGACCTCGTTGTGCCCGTCTTCACGTTCCTGCAGTTCTTCTTCTACGTTGGCTGGCTGAAG GTGGCAGAGCAGCTCATCAACCCCTTTGGagaggatgatgatgattttgAGACCAACTGGATCGTCGACAGGAATTTGCAG GTGTCCCTGTTGGCTGTGGATGAGATGCACCAGGACCTGCCTCGGATGGAGCCGGACATGTACTGGAATGAGCCCGAGCCACAGCCCCCCTACACAGCTGCTTCCGCCCAGTTCCGTCGAGCCTCCTTTATGGGCTCCACCTTCAACATCAG CCTGAACAAAGAGGAGATGGAGTTCCAGCCCAATCAGGAGGATGACGAGGACGCTCATGCTGGCATCATTGGCCGCTTCCTAGGGCTGCAGTCCCATGATCACCATCCTCCCAGGGCAAACTCAAGGACCAAACTACTGTGGCCCAAGAGGGAATCCCTTCTCCACGAGGGCCTGCCCAAAAACCACAAGGCAGCCAAACAGAACGTTAGGGGCCAGGAAGACAAGGCCTGGAAGCTTAAGGCTGTGGACGCCTTCAAGTCTGCCCCACTGTATCAGAGGCCAGGCTACTACAGTGCCCCACAGACGCCCCTCAGCCCCACTCCCATGTTCTTCCCCCTAGAACCATCAGCGCCGTCAAAGCTTCACAGTGTCACAGGCATAGACACCAAAGACAAAAGCTTAAAGACTGTGAGTTCTGGGGCCAAGAAAAGTTTTGAATTGCTCTCAGAGAGTGATGGGGCCTTGATGGAGCACCCAGAAGTATCTCAAGTGAGGAGGAAAACCGTGGAGTTTAACCTGACGGATATGCCAGAGATCCCTGAAAATCACCTCAAAGAACCTTTGGAACAATCACCAACCAACATACACACTACACTCAAAGATCACATGGATCCTTATTGGGCCTTGGAAAACAG
- the BEST1 gene encoding bestrophin-1 isoform X4, whose amino-acid sequence MTITYTSQVANARLGSFSRLLLCWRGSIYKLLYGEFFIFLLCYYIIRFIYRLALTEEQQLMFEKLTLYCDSYIQLIPISFVLGFYVTLVVTRWWNQYENLPWPDRLMSLVSGFVEGKDEQGRLLRRTLIRYANLGNVLILRSVSTAVYKRFPSAQHLVQAGFMTPAEHKQLEKLSLPHNMFWVPWVWFANLSMKAWLGGRIRDPILLQSLLNEMNTLRTQCGHLYAYDWISIPLVYTQVVTVAVYSFFLTCLVGRQFLNPAKAYPGHELDLVVPVFTFLQFFFYVGWLKVAEQLINPFGEDDDDFETNWIVDRNLQVSLLAVDEMHQDLPRMEPDMYWNEPEPQPPYTAASAQFRRASFMGSTFNISLNKEEMEFQPNQEDDEDAHAGIIGRFLGLQSHDHHPPRANSRTKLLWPKRESLLHEGLPKNHKAAKQNVRGQEDKAWKLKAVDAFKSAPLYQRPGYYSAPQTPLSPTPMFFPLEPSAPSKLHSVTGIDTKDKSLKTVSSGAKKSFELLSESDGALMEHPEVSQVRRKTVEFNLTDMPEIPENHLKEPLEQSPTNIHTTLKDHMDPYWALENRDEAHS is encoded by the exons gctggCCCTCACGGAAGAGCAACAGCTGATGTTTGAGAAACTGACTCTGTATTGCGACAGCTACATCCAGCTCATCCCCATTTCCTTCGTGCTGG GCTTCTACGTGACGCTGGTCGTGACCCGCTGGTGGAACCAGTACGAGAACCTGCCGTGGCCCGACCGCCTCATGAGCCTGGTGTCGGGCTTCGTCGAAGGCAAGGACGAGCAAGGCCGGCTGCTGCGGCGCACGCTTATCCGCTatgccaacctgggcaacgtgcTCATTCTGCGCAGCGTCAGCACCGCCGTCTACAAGCGCTTCCCCAGCGCCCAGCACCTGGTGCAAGCAG GCTTTATGACTCCAGCAGAACACAAGCAGTTGGAGAAACTGAGCTTACCACACAACATGTTCTGGGTGCCCTGGGTGTGGTTTGCCAACCTGTCGATGAAGGCGTGGCTTGGAGGTCGAATCCGGGACCCTATCCTGCTCCAGAGCCTGCTGAAC GAGATGAACACCTTGCGTACTCAGTGTGGACACCTGTATGCCTACGACTGGATTAGTATCCCACTGGTGTATACACAG gtgGTGACTGTGGCGGTGTACAGCTTCTTCCTGACTTGTCTAGTTGGGCGGCAGTTTCTGAACCCGGCCAAGGCCTACCCAGGCCATGAGCTGGACCTCGTTGTGCCCGTCTTCACGTTCCTGCAGTTCTTCTTCTACGTTGGCTGGCTGAAG GTGGCAGAGCAGCTCATCAACCCCTTTGGagaggatgatgatgattttgAGACCAACTGGATCGTCGACAGGAATTTGCAG GTGTCCCTGTTGGCTGTGGATGAGATGCACCAGGACCTGCCTCGGATGGAGCCGGACATGTACTGGAATGAGCCCGAGCCACAGCCCCCCTACACAGCTGCTTCCGCCCAGTTCCGTCGAGCCTCCTTTATGGGCTCCACCTTCAACATCAG CCTGAACAAAGAGGAGATGGAGTTCCAGCCCAATCAGGAGGATGACGAGGACGCTCATGCTGGCATCATTGGCCGCTTCCTAGGGCTGCAGTCCCATGATCACCATCCTCCCAGGGCAAACTCAAGGACCAAACTACTGTGGCCCAAGAGGGAATCCCTTCTCCACGAGGGCCTGCCCAAAAACCACAAGGCAGCCAAACAGAACGTTAGGGGCCAGGAAGACAAGGCCTGGAAGCTTAAGGCTGTGGACGCCTTCAAGTCTGCCCCACTGTATCAGAGGCCAGGCTACTACAGTGCCCCACAGACGCCCCTCAGCCCCACTCCCATGTTCTTCCCCCTAGAACCATCAGCGCCGTCAAAGCTTCACAGTGTCACAGGCATAGACACCAAAGACAAAAGCTTAAAGACTGTGAGTTCTGGGGCCAAGAAAAGTTTTGAATTGCTCTCAGAGAGTGATGGGGCCTTGATGGAGCACCCAGAAGTATCTCAAGTGAGGAGGAAAACCGTGGAGTTTAACCTGACGGATATGCCAGAGATCCCTGAAAATCACCTCAAAGAACCTTTGGAACAATCACCAACCAACATACACACTACACTCAAAGATCACATGGATCCTTATTGGGCCTTGGAAAACAG
- the BEST1 gene encoding bestrophin-1 isoform X5 has translation MWDSIEAVPLLPRAGLDLGTVSAISSPRPHMSTPTPTPRLALTEEQQLMFEKLTLYCDSYIQLIPISFVLGFYVTLVVTRWWNQYENLPWPDRLMSLVSGFVEGKDEQGRLLRRTLIRYANLGNVLILRSVSTAVYKRFPSAQHLVQAGFMTPAEHKQLEKLSLPHNMFWVPWVWFANLSMKAWLGGRIRDPILLQSLLNEMNTLRTQCGHLYAYDWISIPLVYTQVVTVAVYSFFLTCLVGRQFLNPAKAYPGHELDLVVPVFTFLQFFFYVGWLKVAEQLINPFGEDDDDFETNWIVDRNLQVSLLAVDEMHQDLPRMEPDMYWNEPEPQPPYTAASAQFRRASFMGSTFNISLNKEEMEFQPNQEDDEDAHAGIIGRFLGLQSHDHHPPRANSRTKLLWPKRESLLHEGLPKNHKAAKQNVRGQEDKAWKLKAVDAFKSAPLYQRPGYYSAPQTPLSPTPMFFPLEPSAPSKLHSVTGIDTKDKSLKTVSSGAKKSFELLSESDGALMEHPEVSQVRRKTVEFNLTDMPEIPENHLKEPLEQSPTNIHTTLKDHMDPYWALENRDEAHS, from the exons ATGTGGGACAGCATCGAGGCAGTCCCACTCCTACCCAGGGCCGGGCTAGACCTGGGGACAGTCTCAGCCATCTCCTCGCCGCGTCCACACAtgtccacccccacccccacccccaggctggCCCTCACGGAAGAGCAACAGCTGATGTTTGAGAAACTGACTCTGTATTGCGACAGCTACATCCAGCTCATCCCCATTTCCTTCGTGCTGG GCTTCTACGTGACGCTGGTCGTGACCCGCTGGTGGAACCAGTACGAGAACCTGCCGTGGCCCGACCGCCTCATGAGCCTGGTGTCGGGCTTCGTCGAAGGCAAGGACGAGCAAGGCCGGCTGCTGCGGCGCACGCTTATCCGCTatgccaacctgggcaacgtgcTCATTCTGCGCAGCGTCAGCACCGCCGTCTACAAGCGCTTCCCCAGCGCCCAGCACCTGGTGCAAGCAG GCTTTATGACTCCAGCAGAACACAAGCAGTTGGAGAAACTGAGCTTACCACACAACATGTTCTGGGTGCCCTGGGTGTGGTTTGCCAACCTGTCGATGAAGGCGTGGCTTGGAGGTCGAATCCGGGACCCTATCCTGCTCCAGAGCCTGCTGAAC GAGATGAACACCTTGCGTACTCAGTGTGGACACCTGTATGCCTACGACTGGATTAGTATCCCACTGGTGTATACACAG gtgGTGACTGTGGCGGTGTACAGCTTCTTCCTGACTTGTCTAGTTGGGCGGCAGTTTCTGAACCCGGCCAAGGCCTACCCAGGCCATGAGCTGGACCTCGTTGTGCCCGTCTTCACGTTCCTGCAGTTCTTCTTCTACGTTGGCTGGCTGAAG GTGGCAGAGCAGCTCATCAACCCCTTTGGagaggatgatgatgattttgAGACCAACTGGATCGTCGACAGGAATTTGCAG GTGTCCCTGTTGGCTGTGGATGAGATGCACCAGGACCTGCCTCGGATGGAGCCGGACATGTACTGGAATGAGCCCGAGCCACAGCCCCCCTACACAGCTGCTTCCGCCCAGTTCCGTCGAGCCTCCTTTATGGGCTCCACCTTCAACATCAG CCTGAACAAAGAGGAGATGGAGTTCCAGCCCAATCAGGAGGATGACGAGGACGCTCATGCTGGCATCATTGGCCGCTTCCTAGGGCTGCAGTCCCATGATCACCATCCTCCCAGGGCAAACTCAAGGACCAAACTACTGTGGCCCAAGAGGGAATCCCTTCTCCACGAGGGCCTGCCCAAAAACCACAAGGCAGCCAAACAGAACGTTAGGGGCCAGGAAGACAAGGCCTGGAAGCTTAAGGCTGTGGACGCCTTCAAGTCTGCCCCACTGTATCAGAGGCCAGGCTACTACAGTGCCCCACAGACGCCCCTCAGCCCCACTCCCATGTTCTTCCCCCTAGAACCATCAGCGCCGTCAAAGCTTCACAGTGTCACAGGCATAGACACCAAAGACAAAAGCTTAAAGACTGTGAGTTCTGGGGCCAAGAAAAGTTTTGAATTGCTCTCAGAGAGTGATGGGGCCTTGATGGAGCACCCAGAAGTATCTCAAGTGAGGAGGAAAACCGTGGAGTTTAACCTGACGGATATGCCAGAGATCCCTGAAAATCACCTCAAAGAACCTTTGGAACAATCACCAACCAACATACACACTACACTCAAAGATCACATGGATCCTTATTGGGCCTTGGAAAACAG